GCCCCCAAGCCAAGGCCCCCCTTGCCTGGGGCTTGTCTACACCATTAGCAAATTCTAACAAAACTTTTGCTAAATTAGGTAAATTTCATCCGTTTACCCCATTTACTCAACGCAAGCTAGAAGCGCCTGGAGGCGAGGGCGGCACGAGGCTGACTCAGACGTTGTGACACGACGCACGCGACCTCCATCCACCCTGGCCGGTTGGGAGAAGTTATGAGGACCGGTTCATCAAGGAGAAAATTAGGCAGGGAAAATATGTTGATGTGGCATGCTAGCTGCACTTGACAATTGGGACATGCTGACAGAACGCGCACAAAATTTTAAACAGGGTGAATTCTGGCAAAACTTTTGCTAAATGGGGTAAAACGGATGAAATCTCGCTAAATGAGGTAATTAGTGTAAAAATGTCATGATCGGGGTAAAAACCAGAATTCACTCTTTTTTTTATCTCTCCACACTCTCTTGCTAGGCCCTCAAGATGTTGGGGCGAAGACCTTGTTTTTTTTATGAAGACCTTGTCAGGATACCGCCAGATGCTAATAGAATgattagtaatttttttaaggGTGATAGAATGATTAGCACTCCACATTTATCCACAAGATGCCGCCACGAAGGAGTGAGATCAATTTCTTTTTGTGGTGAAAGGAGTAAGATCGGTTTTTTTTTTAGACAAAGGAGTAAGATCAAATGATATACCATAGCGTGAAACTTTGACCCTGGGCCGGGAATTTTGGGCCAGACGTTAAACAGCCCAGTCTGTAAATATCAAGCCCGAGTACGACCTGTCCTGGCCCAAAATATATAAATAATAAAAAATGAGTTTTTTTACAAATTAAAATACACTATTAAGCCTATTTTGAAATTAAAAATTGTGAGGCGGGCTTGGAGTAGAAAACTGGAGTCGAAACTTTCTACCACCTACAAATCTTCGCTCAAGCAATAGTTCACACATGCTGATATTATTTTTCAACCCACCATTAATTTTTTTCGAAAAGGAACCCACCATTAATTGCTTAACTAAAATACATTTTTGTCCAAAGTTTCAGTTCATTACACAAACTAAAGATAAGCTAACAAGCAATAATTGATGGAGGGAAAGGGGACAACGAGTTGAAACAGTAGCAGGAAAAACCTGCTGCCAAGAGCTCAACATCAAAACTCTAGCCATAGGGCGAAAACCTGCTATTGACACATGCTGGATGGTTTAATAATCATTAGACAATAGTAAACATTTTGGCTGAAGCAATAGTTGACACATACTGTCTGCCGGTTACGAAGTTCAAAGTTTCATTGCTCGTAGTCATCTTATGTTAACATTACTACTTCCTGCCTGCCTCCAGTGGTCTAACCCAAGTAGCGTGTCATACAAGAATATCTGGATTTTAATGCTTGGTGGTAGTGCAGTGGTCGCACCCTAGGGCGCCAATCTGCGCGAATGCTGTCGTGAGCTTGGGCATGACATTTGCAAGCGCGGTCCTAAAGCCGGTCGAGCACGGCAGCTCCATGCTCCCATGACCGGCGTCCACGCATCCCTGCAGGTACGCCTCGCACGTTTCGAGCACGGACCTCCCACGTCGGCGGAAATGGTCCATGACAAACCCATCGAAGCCCTGCGGCGGCCGGCGCAACAGGTGGATCATGGTCCGGAGAGTGAGCAAGAAGGCGTTCTCATTATAGGGCAGCTCATGGCGGTGGCCCTCTGGTCTGTCGATCAGGTGCTCATAGCCGGCCTCGTTGTAGAAGGGCTGGCTATTGAGGACGAGGGCCTGGATGGAGACGACGACCTGAAGGAGGCTTGATGTCCCTGGCACCCAGACCTCGGTGCCCTCGCCGCTGAAGGTATTGAGCAGGCTTAGGCACACCGTACCGTCGGTATACAAATTTGGGTTCAGACGGAAGCCGAAAGCGTGGTAGTAGACTTGCGGTGGCACGTCCGGGTAGGACGGCGGCATCTGCAGGTCAAAGAAGAAGAGCCCATCCTGATACGGCGTCCCACTGGCGCCCACCATCGCCACCCGGAGCAGGTCCATACGGTCCTCGAACGCCTGTACGTAGATCGTGTCTGCATACATAGATTGATATACCAACTATTGAAATATCGAGACATATACATTACATGCAAATGCCAATCTCGGGATTGTGTCACACTGCACCGTACCTGGTAAGCTGTCGTGTAGTATTTTCCAC
This genomic window from Aegilops tauschii subsp. strangulata cultivar AL8/78 chromosome 4, Aet v6.0, whole genome shotgun sequence contains:
- the LOC109733100 gene encoding probable ubiquitin-conjugating enzyme E2 24, whose amino-acid sequence is MGKKTLPGRLPAMGVNDPHDPADATNVKGDDGSVNELYGPAETRQNAEVPMHAPTGSNEDPDVGGAATEADLVDLVTRGDGSSSGKGSVHVKRVHKEWKILHDSLPDTIYVQAFEDRMDLLRVAMVGASGTPYQDGLFFFDLQMPPSYPDVPPQVYYHAFGFRLNPNLYTDGTVCLSLLNTFSGEGTEVWVPGTSSLLQVVVSIQALVLNSQPFYNEAGYEHLIDRPEGHRHELPYNENAFLLTLRTMIHLLRRPPQGFDGFVMDHFRRRGRSVLETCEAYLQGCVDAGHGSMELPCSTGFRTALANVMPKLTTAFAQIGALGCDHCTTTKH